The following proteins come from a genomic window of Nostoc sp. TCL26-01:
- a CDS encoding YebC/PmpR family DNA-binding transcriptional regulator: MAGHSKWANIKRQKAAVDAKRGKTFTQLSRAIIVAARNGIPDPAGNFQLRTAIEKAKAAGIPNDNIERAIAKGAGTFDSDHNSLEEIRYEGYGPGGVAILIAALTDNRNRTAADLRVAFSKNGGNLGETGCVSWMFEQKGVCVVQGVVDENELLEASLEGGAESYEITEDETTEVLTDIGNLETLNQILKDRGFLVSDAELRWIPSNHVEVTESEQARSLLKLIDTLEGLDDVQNVTSNFEMSENLIATSFV; the protein is encoded by the coding sequence ATGGCAGGACATAGTAAATGGGCAAATATTAAACGCCAAAAAGCAGCAGTAGATGCCAAAAGGGGTAAGACGTTTACTCAGTTATCGAGGGCAATTATTGTCGCTGCGAGGAACGGTATACCTGATCCGGCGGGAAATTTTCAACTCCGCACCGCTATCGAGAAGGCCAAAGCAGCAGGTATTCCCAACGATAACATTGAACGAGCGATCGCCAAAGGTGCAGGAACTTTTGATAGTGATCACAACAGTCTGGAAGAAATTCGCTACGAAGGTTATGGCCCTGGTGGTGTAGCCATCTTAATTGCAGCGCTGACAGATAATCGCAATCGGACTGCTGCTGACTTACGGGTAGCTTTTAGTAAAAATGGCGGTAATCTGGGCGAAACTGGTTGCGTGAGTTGGATGTTTGAGCAAAAAGGTGTGTGTGTCGTGCAAGGAGTAGTTGATGAAAACGAGCTTTTAGAAGCATCCTTAGAAGGTGGTGCTGAGTCTTACGAAATTACGGAAGATGAAACCACAGAGGTATTGACAGATATCGGTAATTTAGAAACCCTCAACCAGATACTGAAAGACAGAGGTTTTCTGGTGAGTGATGCTGAGTTGCGCTGGATTCCTAGTAATCATGTAGAAGTCACAGAATCTGAGCAAGCGCGATCGCTCCTCAAATTAATTGATACTCTAGAAGGATTGGATGATGTACAAAATGTTACATCTAATTTTGAAATGTCAGAAAACTTAATCGCTACAAGTTTTGTCTAG
- a CDS encoding ABC transporter substrate-binding protein → MMISIKTLLNLFYQRCWQFFFFSGSSRVRGKNWRFRLKRLLLVLLAVTMIMGGCQIIQRGRGEQVIHLTLWHGVNPPPNRDVLQKLVDKFNQTHPKIQLEALYVGQQDQQMPKILAAVVGNAPPDILWYNPAMTGQLAEINALMPLDKMLENSPIKDEIDPSLFPSLEYQGKIWAVPFATNNVGVFYRPSLFKAAGITKLPRTWEELRQVAKQLTRDTDGDGRIDQHGMLLPLGKGEFTVFTWLPFMWSGGGELVSGDSQNAAGVTLQDNSGAIAALQLWRDLITDGSAVLSAPERGYETNDLLAGKVAMQLTGPWTLGEFQASGIDFDVFPIPVQQLPATVIGGENLFMFKTTPAKEKAAFTFLEYAASEEFQTELALGTGYLPINLKSRQSAKYQEFVQQLPQIKIFLEQAKYGRSRPTFPGYNRISVILGGAIETVLLGKSSPADALKAGQQRLDLIFK, encoded by the coding sequence ATGATGATCAGCATCAAAACATTGCTTAATCTGTTTTACCAGCGCTGTTGGCAATTTTTTTTCTTCTCTGGTAGTTCTAGGGTGAGGGGAAAAAATTGGCGATTTCGTCTGAAGCGGTTACTGCTAGTGTTGCTGGCGGTAACGATGATTATGGGTGGATGTCAGATCATCCAGAGGGGAAGGGGAGAGCAGGTTATTCATTTGACTTTGTGGCATGGGGTGAACCCACCACCAAATCGGGATGTGTTGCAAAAGCTGGTGGATAAATTTAACCAAACTCACCCCAAAATTCAGCTAGAGGCGCTTTATGTGGGACAGCAAGATCAACAAATGCCTAAGATTTTGGCAGCCGTTGTCGGTAATGCGCCTCCGGATATTTTGTGGTACAACCCAGCAATGACGGGCCAATTGGCAGAAATAAATGCTTTGATGCCTTTGGATAAAATGTTGGAGAATTCCCCTATCAAAGATGAAATTGACCCTTCATTATTCCCGTCTCTAGAATATCAGGGCAAAATTTGGGCAGTCCCTTTTGCGACAAATAATGTTGGTGTTTTTTACCGTCCCAGTTTGTTTAAAGCGGCAGGAATTACAAAGTTACCCCGGACTTGGGAGGAGTTGCGCCAAGTTGCCAAGCAGTTAACTCGTGATACTGATGGGGATGGACGGATTGATCAACATGGGATGTTATTACCTTTGGGTAAAGGTGAGTTTACTGTATTTACTTGGCTACCATTTATGTGGAGTGGCGGCGGTGAGTTGGTAAGCGGAGATTCACAAAATGCAGCTGGGGTAACTTTACAAGATAATTCTGGGGCGATCGCTGCTTTGCAATTGTGGCGTGATTTAATTACAGATGGTTCTGCTGTTTTGTCTGCCCCGGAACGAGGTTATGAGACAAATGACTTGCTAGCTGGTAAGGTGGCCATGCAATTAACTGGCCCTTGGACTTTGGGAGAATTTCAAGCTAGTGGGATTGATTTTGATGTTTTTCCTATTCCCGTCCAGCAATTACCAGCCACTGTCATTGGCGGTGAAAATCTGTTTATGTTTAAGACTACGCCAGCCAAAGAAAAAGCTGCGTTTACATTTCTAGAGTATGCCGCCAGTGAAGAATTTCAAACAGAATTAGCTTTGGGGACTGGTTATTTACCAATTAATTTAAAGTCTCGTCAAAGCGCAAAGTATCAGGAATTTGTCCAGCAGTTACCGCAAATTAAGATATTTTTAGAACAAGCCAAATATGGGCGATCGCGTCCGACTTTCCCTGGATATAATCGCATTTCGGTAATTCTCGGTGGAGCAATTGAAACTGTATTGTTGGGTAAAAGTTCTCCAGCCGATGCGCTCAAGGCTGGCCAACAACGTTTAGATTTGATTTTCAAATAG
- a CDS encoding polysaccharide deacetylase family protein gives MGKSPIYYGIKNNCQGKTTTKMTSQNLPATLALVSLISFAAINFKYTKPTVPILGFHGILDGKKQNIHVPVDTEEMHYSQQEMEKLLEYLIINNYWFLTTQDLYDFFLTKNQDIPYEYRTKKPIMLSFDDGYKSVHTKLLPVLLKLEKKYGKKVKIVLFINPGNLATARIRRSTHLSCQELRAGFKAGFYDIQSHGLSHKDLTLLARRELVNEILQARTILRNCTEDLDPEQTVASHFAYPYGTHNKQVELYVSKYYLSGYLYNDEILNYTCQNNYYQISRLIVNYHKTPQQILKNTKEASLINNQQCQ, from the coding sequence TTGGGAAAATCACCTATTTATTATGGTATAAAAAATAATTGCCAGGGCAAAACTACCACCAAAATGACCTCCCAAAATTTACCTGCTACTCTAGCTTTAGTTTCTTTAATTTCTTTCGCAGCTATAAATTTTAAATATACTAAACCTACAGTTCCTATTTTAGGCTTTCACGGTATTCTAGATGGTAAAAAGCAAAACATTCATGTGCCTGTAGATACAGAAGAAATGCACTATTCTCAACAAGAGATGGAAAAACTTTTAGAATATTTAATTATTAACAATTATTGGTTTTTAACAACACAAGATTTATATGATTTCTTTTTAACCAAAAACCAAGATATTCCCTATGAATATCGGACAAAAAAGCCAATCATGCTTTCATTTGATGATGGCTATAAATCAGTGCATACAAAATTATTACCTGTCTTACTAAAACTCGAAAAAAAATATGGAAAAAAAGTAAAAATAGTTTTATTTATTAACCCAGGCAATCTAGCAACAGCAAGGATTCGTCGTAGCACCCATCTGAGTTGTCAAGAATTAAGAGCAGGATTTAAAGCAGGCTTTTATGATATCCAATCTCATGGATTAAGTCATAAAGATTTAACATTATTAGCACGTCGAGAGCTTGTCAATGAAATTTTACAAGCTAGAACTATCCTGAGAAACTGTACAGAAGATTTAGACCCTGAGCAAACAGTAGCATCTCATTTTGCCTATCCCTATGGGACTCATAACAAACAAGTAGAATTGTATGTTTCTAAATATTATTTATCAGGGTATTTATATAATGATGAAATTTTAAATTATACTTGCCAAAATAATTATTATCAAATCTCTCGTTTGATCGTCAACTATCATAAAACTCCTCAACAAATCCTCAAAAATACAAAAGAAGCATCTTTAATAAATAATCAGCAATGTCAGTAG
- a CDS encoding decaprenyl-phosphate phosphoribosyltransferase codes for MDTGRNSLAKGSLAASSSKNLRYHVAALRPRQWTKNLVVFAAPLFAFSINLQSLLGSFLAFALFCCTSSGFYLINDIADVESDRQHPVKCKRPIAAGFVSIPVAIAMAVILLGSAVSLSWWRSSELGLAITGYAMLQVAYNLRLKRMVILDIIAIATGFVLRAFGGAAATNIALSAWFLLCTAMLALFLGIEKRKAELRLAQVQGTKLRAVLRRYSLPLLGRMESVVTTGTVVSYTLWSAGPALHGASTSWMLLTLPFVLYGIFRYQLLSDPQEIISDSEDHAEKGGRSERPEEVLLKDKGILFTVLGWICVCFAILWLKNQGIIQ; via the coding sequence ATGGATACTGGACGTAACTCTTTAGCAAAAGGCTCTTTAGCAGCAAGTAGCTCCAAAAATCTAAGATACCATGTAGCAGCACTACGTCCAAGACAATGGACAAAAAACCTTGTGGTATTTGCCGCACCGTTATTTGCTTTTAGTATAAATTTACAGTCCCTACTAGGTAGTTTTTTAGCATTTGCTTTATTTTGTTGTACATCCAGTGGTTTTTATCTGATCAACGATATTGCAGATGTAGAATCTGACCGTCAGCATCCCGTCAAGTGTAAACGACCGATCGCAGCTGGATTCGTCAGTATCCCCGTAGCCATAGCTATGGCAGTAATCCTACTCGGTAGTGCAGTGAGTCTTAGCTGGTGGCGATCTTCAGAGTTGGGTTTAGCGATAACAGGTTACGCCATGTTGCAAGTTGCTTATAACCTGCGACTCAAACGGATGGTGATTTTAGATATTATTGCGATCGCCACGGGATTTGTACTCCGTGCTTTTGGTGGTGCGGCTGCTACCAATATCGCTTTGTCAGCTTGGTTTTTGCTGTGTACAGCCATGTTGGCTTTATTTCTCGGTATCGAAAAGCGTAAAGCTGAGTTGCGATTGGCACAAGTTCAAGGTACAAAACTCCGTGCTGTATTGAGACGCTACTCTTTACCCTTGTTAGGACGGATGGAAAGTGTAGTTACCACAGGTACAGTTGTCTCTTACACTCTTTGGAGTGCAGGCCCAGCGCTACATGGTGCATCGACATCTTGGATGTTATTAACACTCCCATTTGTTCTCTACGGCATTTTCCGCTACCAACTACTCAGTGATCCACAAGAGATTATTAGTGACAGTGAAGATCACGCAGAAAAAGGTGGACGTAGCGAAAGACCAGAAGAAGTCTTATTAAAAGACAAAGGAATCTTATTTACAGTTCTGGGTTGGATTTGTGTGTGTTTTGCGATTCTCTGGTTAAAAAATCAAGGAATTATTCAGTAA
- a CDS encoding YqeG family HAD IIIA-type phosphatase: MKNIKPELDNLDLQTQKLPTRITQLAQIEIDWLKAAGIRGIILDLDNTIISEDDRYLSPWAEDWISQAKLAGLKLFILSNGKRRYRVKYWSHRLDIAAISPAKKPFPPAFRQAMTQMRLSPKNVVVIGDSFHTDVMGAKLSGCRCIQVASLPHPPRWWEKLAGKWVQMPYPHTEELWEFDGAFGYKIFA, translated from the coding sequence ATGAAAAATATCAAACCTGAGTTGGATAACTTAGATTTACAAACGCAGAAATTACCAACACGCATTACTCAACTAGCCCAAATTGAGATTGACTGGCTCAAAGCAGCCGGGATTAGAGGCATTATCCTCGACTTAGATAATACAATCATCTCGGAAGACGATCGCTACTTATCACCCTGGGCAGAAGATTGGATTTCCCAAGCAAAATTGGCTGGATTAAAATTATTTATTCTCTCCAATGGCAAACGTCGCTACCGCGTCAAATATTGGTCTCATCGCTTAGATATTGCCGCGATTAGTCCAGCTAAAAAACCTTTCCCACCTGCATTTCGTCAAGCAATGACACAGATGCGTTTGTCTCCGAAAAATGTAGTTGTGATTGGTGATAGCTTCCATACTGATGTTATGGGTGCAAAGCTTTCTGGTTGTCGCTGTATTCAAGTTGCCAGCTTACCTCATCCTCCACGATGGTGGGAAAAATTAGCTGGTAAATGGGTACAGATGCCCTATCCCCATACAGAAGAATTGTGGGAATTTGATGGGGCTTTTGGTTATAAGATTTTTGCATAG
- a CDS encoding SMR family transporter produces MNHPIVFALLILITVGLNTLAQTLLKLGAGQNPLNIYLLGGICSYGLSTVFYILVLGKLNLSTAYPLVIGLTIVATTIIGAVILREKVLVTQWIGVGLMLSGIGAIALAKSA; encoded by the coding sequence ATGAATCATCCGATTGTCTTTGCCTTACTAATTTTGATTACAGTAGGTTTAAATACTCTAGCTCAAACTTTATTAAAACTAGGTGCAGGTCAAAATCCTCTAAATATATATCTTTTAGGAGGAATCTGTAGCTACGGCTTAAGTACAGTTTTTTATATCTTGGTTTTGGGGAAATTGAATTTATCTACAGCCTACCCCCTAGTTATAGGATTAACGATTGTAGCCACAACTATCATCGGGGCAGTCATTTTACGAGAAAAAGTTTTAGTTACCCAATGGATTGGTGTAGGTTTAATGCTAAGTGGAATTGGTGCGATCGCCTTAGCTAAATCTGCTTAA